One window of the Athene noctua chromosome 5, bAthNoc1.hap1.1, whole genome shotgun sequence genome contains the following:
- the BORCS7 gene encoding BLOC-1-related complex subunit 7 translates to MAAGGAADAQARFGHSVKGLLTEKVTSCGTDVIALTKQVLKGSRSAELLGQAARNMVMQEDAILHSEDSLRKMAIITTHLQYQQEAIQKNVEQSSNLQDQLSHLLK, encoded by the exons atggcggcggggggcgcggcggaCGCCCAGGCGCGCTTCGGCCACTCGGTGAAGGGGCTCCTGACCGAGAAGGTGACGAGCTGCGGCACCGACGTGATCGCCCTCACCAAGCAGGTGCTGAAGGGCTCCCGCAGCGCCGAG CTCCTGGGTCAAGCTGCTAGAAACATGGTGATGCAAGAAGATGCCATCCTGCACTCGGAAGAT AGTTTAAGGAAAATGGCCATAATAACCACTCATCTACAGTACCA GCAAGAAGCAATTCAGAAGAA CGTTGAGCAGTCCTCAAACTTACAGGACCAGCTGAGTCACTTGCTGAAATGA
- the AS3MT gene encoding arsenite methyltransferase, which translates to MAAPCGEQIHREVQDYYGKELQKSEDLKTNACVTSARPLPKAVRDALKRVHEEVVARYYGCGLVIPECLESCRILDLGSGSGRDCYLLSQLVGEQGHVTGIDMTEGQVEVAKKHIAYHMDKFGYQKTNVEFLQGYMEKLGDAGLADESYDIVISNCVINLSPDKRAVLREAYRVLKPGGEMYFSDIYASQRLSETVRKHRVLWGECLAGALYWRDLYSIAAEVGFSPPCLVTSSPITIGDRELEGIVGDCRFVSATFRLFKVPGSSWTGPGQVIYNGGIVGHEREMVFDANFTFKEGEVVDVDAEMAAILRSSRFSEKFLIRAGGANTAAQQGCCCTGVKEKICDPFQLLEWLVAPAPACCPGGTGGPPGCC; encoded by the exons A TGGCAGCCCCCTGTGGAGAGCAGATCCACCGGGAGGTGCAG GATTACTATGGCAAAGAGCTGCAGAAGTCAGAGGACCTGAAAACCAATGCGTGCGTCACCTCGGCCAGGCCCCTTCCCAAGGCAGTGAGAGATGCTTTGAAGCGTGTCCACGAGGAGGTGGTAGCCAG GTACTACGGCTGTGGTCTGGTCATCCCTGAGTGCCTGGAGTCATGCCGGATCCTGGACCTGGGCAGTGGCAGCGGCAGGGACTGCTACCTGCTGAGCCAGCTGGTTGGGGAGCAGGGCCATGTCACCGGGATAGACATGACCGAGGGCCAG gtCGAGGTGGCAAAAAAGCACATTGCCTACCACATGGACAAGTTTGGCTACCAAAAGACAAACGTGGAGTTCCTCCAGGGCTACATGGAGAAGCTGGGTGACGCCGGGCTGGCTGATGAGAGCTATGATATTGTCAT ctccaaCTGCGTGATCAACCTCTCCCCCGACAAGAGGGCCGTGCTGCGGGAGGCCTACCGTGTGCTGAAG CCTGGGGGAGAGATGTACTTCAGTGACATCTACGCCAGCCAGCGCCTGAGCGAGACCGTTCGGAAGcacagggtgctgtggg GGGAGTGCCTGGCAGGAGCCCTGTACTGGAGAGACCTGTACAGCATTGCTGCGGAGGTGGGGTTCAGCCCCCCGTGCCTGGTCACCTCCAGCCCCATCACCATCGGCGACAGGGAGCTGGAGGGCATTGTTG GTGACTGCCGCTTTGTCTCTGCAACTTTCCGCCTGTTCAAGGTACCCGGTAGCAGCTGGACTGGGCCAGGACAGGTCATCTACAATGGTGGGATCGTGGGGCACGAGCGAGAGATGGTGTTTGATGCCAACTTCACCTTCAAG gaaggagaggtggtCGACGTGGATGCTGAAATGGCTGCGATCTTGCGGAGCTCCAGGTTTTCAGAGAAGTTCCTGATCCGAGCTGGTGGGGCCAACACTGCTGCTCAGCAGGGCTGCTGTTGCACAGGAGTGAAG GAGAAGATCTGCGATCCCTTCCAGCTGCTGGAGTGGCTGGtggccccagctcctgcctgctgtcCTGGTGGCACTGGTGGTCCCCCAGGGTGCTGCTGA